From a region of the Methanolinea sp. genome:
- a CDS encoding V-type ATP synthase subunit K (produces ATP from ADP in the presence of a proton gradient across the membrane; the K subunit is a nonenzymatic component which binds the dimeric form by interacting with the G and E subunits) produces MDLGLGLVLGLAGLGSAAGSGTAGMAAIGAWKKNYIQNKPAAFMLVAFAAAPLTQTIYGFIVMNTMVVLAIQGNDMWGIGAFCGAAIGLSAYFQGKCGACACDAMGETGKGFGNFMIILGLTETVALLVMAFVLGILGRFAVV; encoded by the coding sequence ATGGATCTGGGATTGGGCCTGGTGCTTGGCTTGGCAGGCTTGGGATCCGCAGCCGGATCAGGTACTGCCGGAATGGCTGCGATTGGTGCATGGAAAAAGAATTATATCCAGAACAAGCCGGCGGCATTCATGCTTGTGGCTTTTGCGGCTGCACCGCTCACCCAGACGATTTATGGGTTCATCGTGATGAACACGATGGTTGTTCTTGCCATACAGGGGAACGATATGTGGGGCATAGGCGCCTTTTGCGGGGCAGCCATTGGTCTTTCTGCATACTTCCAGGGGAAATGTGGTGCATGCGCCTGCGATGCAATGGGAGAGACGGGAAAAGGATTTGGGAATTTCATGATTATCCTTGGTCTGACCGAGACGGTTGCCTTGCTCGTGATGGCGTTTGTCCTGGGTATCCTCGGCAGGTTCGCAGTAGTGTGA
- a CDS encoding universal stress protein, with the protein MFQRVLFATDFSEYAKKALDCVAGFPGVKEIILLHILEEARSPRGGGEIHETLTPHEMCSLREEKNHLEKLVKDLKVTIEVRASSDTAGAILETAEEKGVPLIVVGARGSSIVEGILLGSVSMAIIRRSKMNVLVMRHKITEGLTGKTYEMTCPMILSRILCPIDFSPSSDTAINLLKSTKGIGEIILLNVVSRGETEDAIKSAVKDAERQLEAAGKTLSALGITVRTVVKIGDPGSEIVKVADDEGVSVIWISSRGKGWFRELLLGSTAHSVAVNAKQPVIIIRTSKTVETNPGIPV; encoded by the coding sequence ATGTTTCAAAGAGTATTATTCGCGACTGATTTTTCAGAATATGCAAAAAAGGCCCTTGATTGTGTTGCAGGTTTTCCTGGCGTAAAGGAGATAATACTGCTTCATATCCTCGAGGAGGCCAGATCTCCGCGAGGGGGAGGGGAGATACACGAAACGCTTACCCCTCATGAAATGTGTTCTCTCAGAGAGGAAAAAAATCACCTTGAAAAACTTGTAAAAGATCTCAAAGTGACGATAGAGGTGAGAGCATCATCCGACACAGCGGGGGCTATACTCGAGACTGCAGAGGAGAAAGGTGTCCCCCTTATCGTTGTGGGAGCCAGGGGAAGCAGTATTGTGGAAGGTATTCTCCTTGGAAGTGTATCAATGGCAATCATCCGTAGGAGCAAAATGAATGTGCTGGTCATGCGGCATAAAATTACTGAAGGTCTCACCGGGAAGACGTATGAAATGACTTGTCCGATGATACTCTCGAGAATTCTTTGCCCGATCGATTTCTCACCCTCTTCTGATACGGCGATAAACCTTCTCAAATCAACAAAAGGCATCGGCGAGATCATCCTCCTCAACGTGGTCTCACGTGGCGAAACAGAAGATGCTATTAAAAGTGCTGTCAAGGACGCGGAGCGCCAGCTTGAAGCAGCTGGAAAAACCCTTTCCGCACTGGGTATTACCGTCAGAACGGTGGTGAAGATTGGGGACCCTGGATCGGAAATCGTTAAGGTTGCCGATGATGAGGGTGTATCGGTCATCTGGATCAGCTCACGTGGAAAAGGGTGGTTCCGGGAACTGTTACTGGGGAGCACCGCGCACAGCGTCGCGGTGAATGCCAAACAGCCGGTCATCATTATCCGTACCTCCAAAACAGTGGAAACGAACCCGGGCATCCCGGTGTAA
- a CDS encoding V-type ATP synthase subunit I, whose protein sequence is MLQKMVKIQVVGPKKDLHNVLDLLYAKGTVHIEDASVPTTPGEISLKRMTAEQVGDIAVAHSKIGGILLTLPKIKYDEKAVTHTYSSLRAMNHENLLIRVNTVINELEVATKTLAKEKSELELALINLGRYEKIIDKIRPLETSMPKLEGFEVTVLLIQKEFKDVIEIIRNALTEITKRQFELLSAELDENTIAAVTIFNKRYSDQVHSYFFNQNVNEVRLPPEYLGKPFNEIFALIEERKAASTKEISRMNAELEKISSKWYTELSALHRILGERTEELSIFAKIGQTEYTFVLAGWIPKKSLKETRDALKDTFGGRVIVNELVLSPDEMAQAPTFYDNPSFVKPFEFLMRVVSPAKSTEFDPSPVMAIFLPIFFGIMVGDMGYGLIIIAFASIMKWKFSDRDWLQHLMNVLILGAIWAVFFGWLYGEIIGNLGEHMGWIEPKTLFGVTWNRLEAIVPFLILSIAIGAFHVILGLVLGIVNSYTEMSCMRHVDKAKKHICEKSGMIIVIIGLILVMAGLIMALPAALITTGAILVIIAIPLIFIGGGAFGTFEIMSTVTNILSYSRIMAIGIASVILAMVANKLGGMMEVALVGVIIAVLLHTLNLVLAMFSPFLHSLRLHLVEFDSKFYEGGGKMYKPFKKENGGKSV, encoded by the coding sequence ATGCTTCAGAAGATGGTAAAAATTCAGGTAGTGGGTCCTAAAAAAGACCTTCATAACGTACTTGATTTACTCTATGCCAAGGGCACCGTGCATATCGAGGATGCATCTGTACCGACAACACCCGGTGAGATCAGCCTCAAGAGAATGACAGCAGAACAGGTTGGGGACATCGCTGTTGCACATTCGAAAATCGGGGGTATTCTCCTCACGCTGCCAAAGATCAAATATGATGAAAAAGCAGTGACGCATACTTACTCCAGCCTGCGGGCGATGAACCACGAAAACCTCCTCATCCGTGTGAACACGGTCATCAATGAACTGGAAGTTGCTACAAAAACTCTCGCAAAAGAGAAGAGCGAACTTGAGCTGGCTTTAATCAACCTTGGACGATACGAAAAAATAATCGACAAAATTCGACCGCTTGAGACCAGTATGCCCAAGCTGGAAGGGTTTGAAGTCACGGTTCTTCTCATCCAGAAAGAGTTCAAGGATGTCATCGAAATAATCCGCAATGCTCTAACAGAGATAACAAAACGGCAGTTCGAATTACTTTCTGCTGAACTGGATGAAAATACCATCGCGGCGGTAACCATTTTTAATAAGCGGTACTCGGACCAGGTACATTCCTATTTCTTCAACCAGAACGTAAATGAGGTCCGCCTGCCTCCCGAGTATCTTGGAAAACCTTTCAATGAGATTTTCGCCCTGATCGAAGAGAGAAAAGCTGCATCGACAAAAGAGATATCCAGGATGAATGCTGAGCTGGAAAAGATTTCTTCTAAATGGTATACAGAGCTCAGTGCATTACACCGGATTCTTGGAGAGAGAACGGAAGAACTGAGCATCTTTGCAAAAATTGGCCAGACCGAGTACACGTTTGTGCTTGCAGGATGGATACCGAAAAAATCACTCAAAGAAACCCGGGATGCCCTCAAAGACACATTCGGCGGGCGGGTCATTGTCAATGAACTGGTCCTTTCGCCTGATGAAATGGCACAGGCCCCGACATTTTATGATAACCCAAGCTTTGTCAAACCGTTCGAATTTCTTATGCGAGTCGTAAGCCCGGCGAAATCCACGGAATTTGATCCCAGCCCGGTTATGGCCATTTTTCTTCCGATATTCTTTGGGATCATGGTGGGGGACATGGGGTACGGGCTTATCATCATCGCGTTTGCCTCCATCATGAAATGGAAATTTTCCGATCGCGACTGGCTCCAGCACCTGATGAACGTCCTTATTCTGGGTGCTATCTGGGCGGTTTTCTTCGGATGGTTATACGGTGAAATCATTGGGAATCTGGGAGAGCACATGGGATGGATCGAGCCCAAGACGCTCTTCGGTGTTACCTGGAACCGGTTGGAGGCGATCGTACCCTTCCTGATCCTGTCCATTGCCATCGGCGCCTTCCATGTTATCCTTGGACTCGTCCTGGGAATCGTGAACTCGTATACCGAGATGAGTTGCATGAGACATGTCGACAAGGCAAAGAAACATATCTGTGAAAAATCGGGTATGATTATCGTTATTATCGGTCTCATCCTGGTGATGGCCGGATTGATAATGGCTCTCCCTGCTGCTTTAATTACGACAGGAGCGATCCTTGTCATAATTGCCATACCTCTCATATTTATCGGTGGTGGTGCTTTTGGCACGTTTGAGATTATGAGCACGGTAACAAACATTCTCTCGTACTCCCGTATCATGGCAATCGGTATCGCATCGGTCATCCTCGCCATGGTCGCCAACAAACTGGGGGGCATGATGGAGGTTGCCCTCGTGGGAGTCATCATAGCCGTGCTTCTTCACACCCTCAACCTTGTCCTTGCCATGTTCAGTCCATTCCTCCACTCCCTGCGTCTGCACCTGGTTGAATTTGACTCAAAATTTTACGAAGGAGGCGGAAAAATGTACAAACCTTTCAAAAAAGAAAACGGGGGAAAATCGGTTTGA
- a CDS encoding ATPase, with protein MVDFGIPIGAGIAFGLGALATGIAQSKIGAAGAGTIAEKPEMFGLMIILVAIPETLVILGFVVASMIMIMLV; from the coding sequence ATGGTTGATTTCGGAATCCCCATTGGGGCAGGCATCGCATTCGGGCTTGGAGCGCTCGCTACCGGTATTGCACAGTCAAAAATTGGCGCAGCGGGAGCGGGAACGATTGCAGAAAAACCGGAAATGTTTGGATTGATGATTATCCTGGTGGCAATTCCCGAGACTCTCGTTATTCTTGGTTTTGTCGTTGCATCCATGATCATGATCATGCTGGTATGA
- a CDS encoding V-type ATP synthase subunit E codes for MAIDDLIKAVEVSGQERITGIQERSKAEADEIIREAQAKDLPIKKRLMEDATQSIAIQRNKVLSEAREKSRMEIIKSKNEIFEAVFDEAVRKLVSVREEPHYRETLKRLLAEALGGLGGDNVILHIDKRDEALFKDILQEMNVSGKVVTDLTCSGGLNVYSHDERFIVFNTLESRIKKAKEIYRPEIFSVLFGE; via the coding sequence ATGGCTATTGATGATCTGATCAAGGCTGTAGAAGTGAGCGGTCAGGAACGCATTACCGGGATTCAGGAACGCTCAAAAGCCGAGGCAGATGAAATTATCAGGGAGGCCCAGGCAAAGGACCTGCCAATCAAAAAACGACTCATGGAGGACGCAACGCAATCGATTGCGATACAAAGAAACAAGGTATTATCCGAGGCACGTGAAAAAAGCCGCATGGAAATAATAAAATCAAAAAACGAGATTTTTGAGGCGGTTTTCGATGAAGCCGTTCGAAAGCTGGTATCCGTTCGTGAAGAACCGCACTACCGGGAAACTCTGAAAAGGCTGCTTGCTGAAGCGCTCGGAGGCCTCGGGGGTGATAACGTTATCCTTCATATCGATAAACGGGATGAAGCTCTTTTCAAGGATATCCTGCAAGAAATGAACGTATCTGGAAAAGTCGTAACTGATCTCACCTGTTCCGGCGGCCTGAACGTATACAGTCATGATGAACGCTTTATTGTTTTCAATACCCTCGAATCCCGCATAAAAAAAGCAAAGGAGATCTACAGACCCGAAATTTTCTCAGTTTTGTTTGGTGAGTGA
- the ahaC gene encoding ATP synthase A1 subunit C, protein MEYAYVNARIKAMKSRLLDQSLLELLINKPDIDSLIGELEKTTYREELDKAGVLYSGINRIEVAIRKDLVKTFRAILNLIKGGETETYITIILNRWDVQNIKTILRGKKIQENPSEILDCLIPAGELDEAALTELVKQPDIKAVIDLLATWGIRYSRPLTHNFKEFTDTGDMLVLEYALDTFYYQDAISKLKNAESDDSCVLKNILITEIDINNIKTVLRAIRDRIDIEEAKHYFLKGSPDFNTDRLLSMMKTGTIEGALKQLEQTPYQFITKIPPEYISAEKISAFEKELERYLIKKAVSLFIGDPLSIAIPIAYIFAKHTEVTNIRVIARCKVTEVPEKELREALISV, encoded by the coding sequence ATGGAGTATGCGTACGTCAATGCACGGATAAAGGCTATGAAAAGCCGCCTGCTTGACCAGTCGCTCCTTGAACTGCTTATCAACAAGCCTGATATTGATTCCCTAATCGGGGAGCTCGAAAAAACCACGTATAGGGAAGAATTGGATAAGGCAGGGGTGCTTTATTCGGGTATCAACCGCATTGAAGTCGCCATTCGTAAAGACCTGGTCAAAACGTTCAGAGCGATCCTGAACCTGATCAAAGGAGGGGAGACAGAGACGTATATCACCATCATCCTCAATCGATGGGATGTCCAGAATATCAAGACCATACTCAGGGGAAAGAAAATCCAGGAAAACCCTTCAGAAATCCTCGACTGTCTTATTCCCGCAGGAGAGCTGGATGAAGCAGCACTCACCGAGCTGGTCAAACAGCCCGATATAAAAGCAGTGATCGATCTCCTTGCAACCTGGGGAATACGGTATTCACGTCCTCTCACTCACAATTTCAAAGAATTCACAGATACAGGGGACATGCTGGTCCTGGAATATGCGCTTGACACATTCTACTATCAAGACGCCATTTCCAAATTAAAAAACGCGGAATCAGATGATTCCTGTGTTCTTAAGAATATTCTTATTACTGAAATCGATATTAACAACATAAAAACGGTGCTCCGTGCGATTCGCGATCGGATAGATATTGAGGAGGCAAAACATTATTTCCTGAAAGGAAGCCCTGATTTTAACACCGACAGACTCCTCTCAATGATGAAGACAGGGACCATTGAGGGAGCGCTGAAACAACTTGAGCAGACCCCATACCAGTTCATCACAAAGATCCCTCCGGAATATATATCAGCAGAGAAGATTTCAGCGTTTGAAAAAGAACTGGAAAGGTATCTTATAAAAAAGGCGGTAAGCCTTTTCATCGGAGATCCTCTTTCAATCGCGATACCAATCGCCTACATATTCGCAAAACATACCGAAGTTACGAATATCCGGGTAATCGCCCGCTGCAAGGTCACTGAAGTGCCAGAAAAAGAGCTCAGGGAGGCGCTCATCAGTGTATAA
- a CDS encoding V-type ATP synthase subunit F yields MYKFIVVTDPDTASGFRLAGVDVMEIHNSEEINALLPSLLLKDDTGIIAINEDFMMSLDEKMMEKIEKSFRPIIIPIPSRAKRLDRTSYIEGLLRRAIGYNIVLRK; encoded by the coding sequence GTGTATAAGTTTATTGTTGTCACGGATCCTGATACCGCATCGGGATTTCGGCTGGCCGGTGTCGATGTGATGGAGATCCATAATTCCGAGGAAATTAATGCACTACTTCCTTCTCTTCTCTTGAAAGACGATACCGGCATTATAGCAATTAATGAAGATTTCATGATGTCGCTGGATGAGAAGATGATGGAGAAAATCGAGAAGTCCTTCCGGCCTATCATCATCCCAATTCCTTCCCGTGCAAAGAGGCTGGATCGGACAAGTTACATCGAGGGGCTGCTGAGAAGAGCTATTGGGTATAACATCGTGCTGAGGAAGTAA
- a CDS encoding V-type ATP synthase subunit A, translated as MIVGAISRISGPVVLTEGMRGSRMYDVVKVGEQQLNGEIIRLDGDQAVIQVYEDTTGLQVGEKVVNTGLPLSVELGPGLLSSIYDGIQRPLPLLAEKSGSFISRGVTLPGLSHEAKWDFKPGAKKGDRVIGGDVIGTVTEYHLEHRIMIPPFTSGIIQDIHAGEFTIDEPVCILDNGTQITMLQSWPVRKGRPYQRKMDPDTLLVTGQRVFDTLFPVTKGGTAMIPGGFGTGKTVAEQTLAKWSDTQIVVYIGCGERGNEMTDVLTEFPELLDPRTKRPLIQRTILIANTSNMPVAAREASIYTGITLAEYYRDMGYDVALMADSTSRWGEALREVSGRLEEMPGEEGYPAYLATRLAAFYERAGRVVCLGSDDRKGSVTVVGAVSPPGGDFSEPITQNTLRIAGTFWALDTSLAYRRHFPSVNWIKSYSLYLDQIKDWFAASGFTEWKDLRANAMYLLQKEVELQEIVQLVGPDALPESEKAILEITRMIREDFLQQSAYHDVDSFCSLEKQYWMLRVILSFYDRVNQAMAKGVSLAKILKLPIKTEIGRMKELTDVGKIKELTIQIDESLSALEAER; from the coding sequence ATGATCGTCGGTGCTATTTCAAGAATTTCGGGTCCTGTTGTCCTTACCGAAGGCATGCGGGGATCCCGGATGTATGATGTGGTAAAGGTTGGGGAGCAACAACTGAACGGTGAGATAATACGACTTGATGGCGATCAGGCTGTCATCCAGGTCTATGAAGACACAACAGGCCTGCAGGTCGGCGAAAAGGTAGTAAATACCGGCCTGCCACTTTCTGTCGAGCTTGGGCCCGGCCTTCTTTCCTCCATCTATGATGGTATCCAGCGGCCGCTCCCCCTCCTTGCAGAAAAGAGTGGTAGTTTTATTTCACGGGGAGTAACATTGCCCGGGCTCTCCCACGAGGCGAAATGGGATTTCAAGCCAGGTGCGAAAAAGGGCGACCGCGTGATCGGGGGCGATGTAATCGGAACCGTTACAGAATACCATCTTGAACACCGCATCATGATACCGCCTTTTACTTCAGGTATAATCCAGGATATCCACGCCGGTGAATTTACCATCGATGAACCGGTCTGTATTCTGGATAATGGCACTCAAATAACCATGCTGCAGTCGTGGCCGGTACGGAAAGGCAGGCCTTACCAGCGTAAAATGGACCCCGACACGTTACTTGTTACCGGCCAGAGAGTCTTTGACACACTCTTTCCCGTGACAAAAGGTGGAACTGCTATGATTCCCGGGGGATTTGGAACCGGGAAAACCGTGGCAGAGCAGACCCTTGCCAAATGGTCTGATACACAAATTGTCGTTTACATCGGTTGCGGAGAGCGGGGGAACGAAATGACCGATGTACTCACCGAATTTCCCGAGCTGCTCGATCCCAGAACGAAGCGTCCCCTGATCCAGAGGACCATTCTGATAGCCAATACGTCCAACATGCCGGTCGCTGCCCGGGAAGCGTCCATCTATACGGGTATTACCCTCGCTGAATATTACCGTGATATGGGTTACGATGTCGCTCTCATGGCTGACTCCACTTCGCGGTGGGGCGAAGCACTGCGCGAGGTTTCTGGCAGGCTTGAAGAGATGCCGGGGGAAGAAGGTTACCCGGCATACCTTGCAACACGACTCGCCGCATTCTATGAACGGGCAGGGCGCGTGGTCTGTCTTGGTTCTGATGACCGAAAAGGGTCTGTTACCGTGGTCGGGGCCGTTTCACCTCCCGGTGGAGATTTTTCAGAACCGATAACCCAGAACACCCTGCGCATCGCAGGCACATTCTGGGCCCTCGATACAAGTCTTGCATACCGTCGCCACTTTCCCTCGGTGAACTGGATTAAAAGTTATTCCCTCTATCTGGACCAGATCAAAGACTGGTTTGCGGCGAGTGGTTTTACTGAATGGAAGGATCTCCGGGCGAATGCGATGTACCTTCTGCAGAAAGAAGTTGAGCTCCAGGAGATCGTGCAGCTCGTTGGTCCTGATGCATTACCCGAAAGTGAAAAAGCAATTCTTGAAATCACTCGTATGATCCGGGAAGATTTCCTCCAACAGAGTGCGTATCACGATGTTGATTCCTTCTGTTCGCTTGAAAAACAGTACTGGATGCTCCGGGTAATACTCTCGTTCTACGACCGTGTAAACCAGGCCATGGCGAAGGGCGTTTCACTCGCGAAAATCCTGAAACTACCCATTAAAACAGAGATTGGGCGAATGAAGGAACTTACTGATGTCGGAAAAATAAAGGAACTGACCATCCAGATCGATGAAAGTCTGAGTGCACTGGAGGCGGAACGATGA
- a CDS encoding V-type ATP synthase subunit B — MNRVPLFTKEARAISYVSGPLIFIQNVKGVSYGEIVRIILPTGEERTGQVLDVSKDIAVTQVYEGTSGIDNKETRVRFTGEPPKVKVSVEMLGRIFNGVGKPRDGGPEIIEEANLDINGMPINPSARDKPADFIQTGMSTIDGLNTLVRGQKLPIFSGAGLPANKLAAQIARQAKVLGEEEKFAVIFVAMGITYKEASYFMRDFERTGALERVVFFMNLADDPTIERIATPRCALTAAEFLAYEHDLHVLVILTDMINYCEALREISTAREEVPGRRGYPGYMYTDLASLYERAGRVKGKKGSITQIPILTMPDDDITHPVPDLTGYITEGQIVLSRDLFRRGADPPVDTLPCLSRLMNLGIGPGKTREDHRNVADQLYASYAYGRDLRRLVAIVGEEALTELDKKYLKFADEFERHFITQGDENRSIERTLEIGWELFTLLPEEELKRIKREFIQKYHPAFQKGS; from the coding sequence ATGAACAGAGTCCCGCTCTTTACCAAAGAGGCAAGAGCAATCAGCTATGTTTCCGGTCCTCTGATATTCATCCAGAATGTGAAAGGGGTCTCATATGGTGAAATTGTGCGAATCATCCTTCCTACAGGGGAGGAACGCACCGGCCAGGTACTTGATGTCTCAAAAGACATAGCGGTGACCCAGGTTTACGAAGGGACAAGTGGTATCGATAACAAAGAAACCCGTGTCCGATTCACCGGAGAACCACCTAAAGTCAAGGTTTCAGTCGAGATGCTGGGGCGGATTTTCAATGGTGTTGGAAAACCCCGCGATGGGGGCCCCGAAATAATCGAAGAGGCAAACCTTGACATCAATGGCATGCCCATTAACCCATCAGCCCGGGATAAACCTGCCGATTTCATTCAGACCGGCATGTCAACGATAGATGGTTTAAACACTCTGGTCCGGGGACAAAAACTACCAATTTTCTCTGGTGCAGGTCTTCCTGCGAATAAGCTTGCCGCCCAGATCGCGAGACAGGCCAAGGTTCTCGGTGAAGAAGAGAAATTTGCGGTAATTTTTGTCGCCATGGGAATTACTTACAAAGAAGCCTCTTACTTCATGAGGGACTTTGAGAGGACCGGGGCACTGGAACGGGTAGTATTCTTCATGAACCTTGCAGATGATCCGACAATCGAGAGGATAGCAACTCCCCGTTGTGCACTCACCGCCGCTGAATTTCTCGCCTACGAGCATGATCTTCACGTATTGGTCATATTGACCGATATGATCAATTATTGTGAAGCACTACGCGAGATATCCACCGCACGAGAAGAAGTCCCCGGCAGGCGGGGATATCCTGGTTATATGTACACCGACCTTGCGTCCCTCTACGAGCGTGCAGGCAGGGTGAAAGGGAAGAAGGGATCCATCACCCAGATCCCAATCCTCACCATGCCGGACGATGATATCACCCACCCTGTTCCCGACCTAACCGGGTATATCACCGAGGGGCAGATCGTCCTCTCCCGTGACCTGTTCCGTCGCGGAGCGGATCCTCCGGTCGACACGCTCCCGTGCCTTTCACGTCTGATGAACCTCGGGATCGGGCCAGGAAAAACCAGGGAAGACCACCGAAATGTCGCCGACCAGCTCTATGCATCGTATGCCTATGGAAGAGACCTCAGAAGGCTCGTAGCCATTGTGGGAGAAGAAGCGCTTACCGAACTTGACAAGAAATACCTGAAATTCGCTGACGAATTCGAGCGCCATTTCATTACCCAGGGCGATGAGAACCGGAGCATTGAAAGAACACTCGAAATTGGGTGGGAGCTGTTCACCCTGCTTCCCGAAGAGGAATTGAAACGAATTAAACGTGAATTCATCCAGAAATATCATCCTGCATTTCAAAAGGGATCGTAA
- a CDS encoding V-type ATP synthase subunit D, with amino-acid sequence MEQINPTRMELIKKNAQIKLAEQGRDLLREKMDALIQEFFNVMESVSQSRVELEKISDAAQHALLIAQAIDDPVTLKSASFATRRGITLDIKGKNVMGVPVPIIEKRRFVKSLLERGYSILGVSGRIDEAAEKYEAELDLIISLAETETSLRRLGNEIQMTRRRVNALEQVLIPELKRQAKYIEITIDERDREDLYRLKKVKKIIERKKKAAEII; translated from the coding sequence ATGGAACAAATCAATCCCACCCGGATGGAGCTCATCAAGAAGAATGCCCAGATCAAGCTTGCAGAGCAGGGGCGCGATCTCCTCCGTGAAAAGATGGATGCCCTCATTCAGGAATTTTTCAATGTCATGGAGTCCGTGTCACAATCACGAGTAGAACTTGAAAAGATATCTGACGCCGCGCAGCACGCCCTGCTCATCGCCCAGGCAATCGATGATCCTGTCACCTTGAAATCGGCTTCATTTGCCACCAGGAGGGGTATTACTCTGGACATCAAAGGGAAGAATGTCATGGGAGTGCCTGTCCCGATTATTGAAAAGAGGCGTTTCGTAAAAAGCCTCCTCGAACGAGGCTATAGTATCCTTGGAGTGAGCGGGCGAATTGATGAGGCGGCAGAAAAGTATGAAGCTGAACTGGATCTTATCATATCCCTCGCAGAGACCGAAACGTCCCTTCGGAGACTGGGAAACGAAATCCAGATGACCAGGCGACGGGTGAATGCCCTTGAACAGGTGCTCATCCCTGAACTGAAACGACAGGCAAAATACATAGAGATCACCATCGATGAGCGGGATCGCGAAGATCTCTACCGGTTGAAAAAAGTTAAAAAGATCATTGAACGGAAGAAAAAAGCAGCAGAAATAATATAA
- a CDS encoding endonuclease V, which yields MRDRCGCGRGETMPEIRFIGGMDAFYTPGEIGVGVVAVFTFPELEVVEHAVACRHVLFPYVPGLFAFRELPLCLAACEKLSTQPDLLLVNGHGYAHPERFGIACHAGALLAIPTIGVASRPLSGKSAYPDYHRGSSTPLVDGGEQVGMVVRTREGSRPVYVSAGYCTTLPFAVKITLATAREQRLPRPIHSADVLARKLGRDLVSQA from the coding sequence ATGCGGGACCGCTGCGGCTGCGGCCGGGGCGAGACGATGCCTGAAATCCGGTTTATCGGTGGTATGGATGCGTTCTACACTCCCGGTGAAATCGGTGTCGGGGTGGTTGCGGTGTTCACCTTTCCCGAATTGGAAGTGGTAGAGCATGCAGTCGCCTGCCGGCACGTCCTCTTTCCCTACGTTCCCGGGCTGTTCGCATTCCGTGAGCTACCGCTCTGCCTGGCCGCCTGCGAGAAGCTGTCCACACAACCAGACCTCCTCCTGGTGAACGGCCATGGTTATGCCCACCCGGAACGGTTTGGGATTGCCTGTCATGCAGGCGCGCTCCTCGCAATTCCCACCATTGGAGTTGCCTCCCGGCCGTTGTCAGGGAAAAGTGCATATCCCGATTATCACAGGGGCTCTTCCACTCCTCTTGTAGATGGAGGGGAACAGGTTGGCATGGTGGTTCGGACCAGGGAAGGCTCTCGGCCTGTATATGTCTCTGCCGGGTACTGCACAACCCTCCCGTTTGCGGTGAAAATCACTCTTGCTACTGCCAGGGAACAGAGACTACCGCGCCCAATCCATTCGGCAGATGTCCTGGCCAGAAAGCTCGGCCGGGACCTTGTATCCCAAGCCTGA